AGAAACGCCCCACTAGATAGGCGTTCATGGGTATGACGCATGCTTCGACCAATGCATATCCGCTGGTCAACCACTGGACGGTTGTGGCGTCGACCTGAAGATCGGCCATAATATGCGGCAGCGCAGGCGAAAGCAGCGTCATGTTGAGCACCGTAATCAACGCACCCGACAGCAACACTGCCACCATCATTTTTTTCTTACGAGTTAACCCCATACACGATCCTTCCCGTACGCATCCCAAACGTGCGCATTAAAAAAGGCGGCAAACGCCGCCAAAGGTTCTATGTGTACTCTAACCCGATTGTGAATGGATGCGCCACCCGTTGCTCGTCTGTCATATTCGCCATATCCGCTCCATCATGGAACAACATTTGGCACAAATGCCCCTGCTGTCTGCAACAGGGGCATTCGAAAAGGATCCATTGCAAAGGAAGAGCAAGCCTACGCAAGCAGTTCCTCGATGAAGCCTACGCGGTAATTCGCAAACACAGCTTCGCCCGCTTCCTGCGTGGCATCCAAGTCGACATCGCACCAGATGGCAAAATCACGGTCGTCGTTTTCATCGCGAAACGTCTGACGCATATGCCATACGTGATCGGTACGCTCATCGGCATCATCAAGCTGGAAATACGCCACGCTCCGCGCATCACCATCAAGCAAGATCTCCTCATGCGCATCAAAGTACGCATCAAGCGCCTGCTGCCACGCGCGGGCGGAATACCCCCAGTCGCCATCGAGCGCACCCAGGTCCTTCACGCGCTCGGCCGCAGCCAGGCGCACGCGCATGAACAGCGCATTGCGCACGAGAAGTGTAACGGCACGCCTATCGGCAACTACGGCATCGGCTGCCAGGGGCGCGCCCATCTCTTCCCCATCGAGCGTGCCAGCGGCTTCCCACTCGTCGACCAAGCTGCTATCAATAGAGCGAACCATGAACCCAAGCCAGCTAATGATATCGATGAGCTGGTCATTGAGCTTATCCGAGGGAAGCGTGCGCGCCATGACGCGATACGCATCGGAAAGATAGCGCAATAGCAGGCCTTCGCTGCGAGCAATTCCCAAGCCGGAAATGTACCCCTTGAAATTCGCAGCTGTTTCCACCATGTCGCGCAAGATGGACTTGGGTGACAGCGAAAAGTCACGCGCCCAGGGCACGTCCTCGCAGTACCGCGCGTACGCAGAGTCGAGCAGTTCCTCAAGCGGCTTGGGATACGTAACCTCGGCGATGCGCTCCAGGCGTTCCTCGTATTCAATGCCCTCGGCCTTCATGGCAGCCATGGCCTTGTCGCGAGCCCGACGCTCTTGTGCGCGCAGCACTTGGCGAGGGTCTTCCAACGTGGCCTCGGCCATGGAAATGACGCCAAGCTCATAATCGGGGTCTTCGGGATCGAGCAACTCGAGAGCGGCCAGCAAAAACGGAGATAGCGGCTGGTCAAGCGCAAAATCATCGGGAAGGTCCACCGTCGTGCGCCATTCGTTTGCGCCGTCTTCGCCCTTGACGCATTCCACGACGCCCGCCGCCTGGAGCGTAGCGAAGATCTCGCCCGCACGCGTCATGAGGTCCGCCTTCTCCTGCGGCGTCTGCAACGATCGTTCCACCATGTCCGAAACGCGCGCCCACGCGTCGCCACCCTGCATAACCTCAGCGAGCACGATGGAATGCGTAATGCGCAAACGCGGGGCCAACGGCTCGGGCTGAGCTGCAATAAGCTTTTCAAACGTGCCCTTGTTCCAGTTCACGAAGCCTTCGGGCGGTTGCTTCTTCTTGATCTTGCGGCGCTTCCTCTCGTCATTGCCCGCCTTCGCCATAAGCCGCGCATTCTCGATCTCGTGCTCGGGCGCAAGAGCGATAACCAAACCCTCGGTGTCGAACCCTGAACGGCCAGCACGACCGGCAATCTGATGAAACTCGCGGGCGCGCAAGCGACGCATGCGATGACCATCGAACTTGGTGAGCTGCGTAAGAACGACCGTATGAATAGGCACGTTAATCCCCACGCCCAGCGTGTCGGTACCGCAGATAATAGGCAGAAGCCCCTGTTGAGCGAGCTTTTCCACGAGCAGGCGGTACCGCGGAAGCATACCCGCATGATGCACACCCACGCCGCAGTCGAGCAGGCGTTTGAGCGTCTTGCCAAATGCCGTGGTGAATCGCGTGCCCTTCGACGCCTCGCGAATGGCGGAACGTTGCTCCTTCGTAGTAAAGCCCATGGAAGCAAGCGCCTGCGCACTCGTGAGCGCTGCATCCTGCGAAAAATGAACGATGTAGAGCGGCGTTTGCCCCTCACGCATGGCAATCTCAACGGTACCCTCGAGCGAAGTGTCAACGTACTCGTATTCCAAGGGGATAGGACGCTGCGCATTCACGACAGAGCTGACCGCACGCGTTTCATGCGCCTCGAGCGCGCCGCGAATATGCGCAGTGTCACCCAACGTGGCGCTCATCAGCAAAAACTGCGTATGCGGAAGCACGAGCAGCGGCACCTGCCACGCCCAGCCACGATCGGGGTCGGCAAAGAAGTGGAACTCGTCGGCGGCTACGCGGGCGATATCGGCATCGGGACCCAGGCGCAGCGCGTCGTTCGCCAGGATCTCCTGCGTGCAACAGATGATGGGCGCTTCCGTGTTGATGCGCACGTCGCCCGTAATCATGCCCACGTAATCGCGCCCAAAGAAATTCACCAGATTGAAGAACTTCTCGCTGACCAGCGCTTTGATAGGAGCCGTGTAATAGCTGCGCTCATCGCGTGCCAGCGCCAGAAAATGCTGGAAGAGCGCCACCATCGATTTGCCACTGCCCGTAGGCGTACCCAGAATAACGTGATCGCCCGCAGCAAGAGACAGCACCGCCTCTTCCTGATGCGGCCACAATTCAAGGTCCTCCTCGGCGCACCATTCGAGAAACGCCTCGAGAATGTCATCCTCGGTGGTATCCGGGTTATTCCACAAGCGGTCGGCAAGCCGTCCCAACGACCCCGTGCGATCGGCGTCTTCCATCATCGTTCCTTCCCATCTACGGGGATACCCCAAAAGCAGCGCATTGCGCAAAGCGAAACCGCCGCATCACACGCAAAAGCACCCCGACGACCGTGCCGTCGGGGTGCCCAGTATAACAGGTGACCGCTAAGCCCATGTGCATGCTCGCGCATAAGCGCAAGCACCGCGCAGGGAATCTTTAGCGCTCGATGTTGTAGAAGGCGTTGATGCCAGCGTAACGAGCCTGCGTGTCGAGCTGCTCTTCGATGCGGAGCAGCTGGTTGTACTTGGCAACGCGGTCGCTGCGGCAGGGAGCGCCCGTCTTGATCTGGCCGGTGTTGCATGCAACGGACAGGTCGGCGATGGTGGTGTCTTCCGTTTCGCCAGAACGATGGCTCATGACACAGGCGTAGCCAGCTTCCTTGGCCATCTCGATGGCTTCCAGGGTTTCCGTGAGGCTGCCGATCTGGTTCACCTTGATGAGGATGGCGTTAGCGCAACCCAGTTCGATGCCCTTGGCCAGACGCTGGGAGTTGGTGACGAACAGGTCGTCGCCCACCAGCTGGACCTTCTTGCCGATGCGCTCGGTGAGCATCTTCCAACCATCCCAGTCTTCTTCGGCCATGCCGTCTTCGATGGAGATGATGGGGTACTTGGCAACCAGGGCTTCCCAGTAATCGACCATTTCGGCGCTGGTGAACTCGCGGCCTTCGCCAGCCAGCACGTACTTCTGCTTTTCGGCGTCGTAGTATTCGCTGGACGCGGGATCCATGGCGAACATGATGTCTTCACCGGGCTTGTAGCCAGCGGCTTCGCACGCCTTCACGATGTACTGCAGGGGCTCTTCGTTGGTCTTGAAGTTCGGGGCAAAGCCACCTTCGTCGCCAACGCCGCCACCCAGGCCAGCCTCGTGCAGGACCTTCTTCAGCGTGTGGTAGATTTCAGCGCACCAACGCAGGGCCTCGGCAAACGTGGAGGCGCCAACGGGCATGATCATGAATTCCTGGAAGTCGACGTTGTTGTCGGCATGGGCGCCACCATTCAGGATGTTCATCATGGGCGTGGGCAGCGTATGCGCATGCACGCCACCAACGTACTTGTACAGCGGAAGCTCGGCGCTTTCAGCAGCAGCACGAGCGCAGGCAAGCGAAGCGCCCAGGATGGCGTTCGCGCCAAAGCGGCCCTTGTTGTCGGTGCCGTCGAGCTCAATCATAGCCTCGTCGATAGCGCGCTGATCGGTGGCTTCGGCACCCACCAGCAGATCGGCGATTTCGGTGTTCACGTGGTCGACGGCCGTAAGCACGCCCTTGCCCATGTAGCGATCCTTGTCGCCATCGCGCAGTTCGACCGCTTCGAACTGGCCGGTAGAAGCGCCCGAGGGAACCATAGCGCGACCCATGGAACCGTCTTCCAGCAGGATTTCGACTTCAACCGTGGGATTGCCGCGCGAATCGAGAACTTCGCGACCGTATGCATCGATGATGATGCTCATGTTCGTCTCCTAAGAATCGAGAACAGGTAACAACCCGCCCATGATAGCACACGGAGACAATGAAAAACCGCTAAGCGGATGCTTGAGACGGGTGAACGGATGTCACCCGAGCACAGTACACAAAAAGTGCGTTAGAGCTGGCTTAACGCTTCGCCATGAATGCGATAGAGCGTCCAGCCATTCAGCTCTTCGGCGCCCAGGCTATTGTAAAAACGACCCGAACCAGGATTCCAATCGGGAGCACAGCCTTCCACGCGCACGTAATCACGCTCGCGGGCAATACGGGAAAGCTCGTGCATGAGTTCGGTGCCTACGCCCATGCCACGGTACTCGGGCAGTACGTAGATGCATTCCAAGTAGATGGAGGGACGACCCTTATGAGCCGAAAACCCGTGATTGAACAGCACGAAACCGATTTCCTTTTCGCCTTCCATGGCGAAGAAAGCCTCGGCGGCCTTGTGCTGGAACATCCAGGTGCGTAGCAATTCTTCGGTGGCCACAACGGAATCACCCGACTTCTGAAAGTCGGCGAAACGCTGTATGAAATACAGGATCTTACCTGCATCCTTCTCTTCCGCAAAGCGAAACTGCGTCGCCATGTCTACCACCCGCCCACATGAACGTGCCATCAATTCATAAATGTACCCTATAGCACCAAAACCCCCAGGTGTTCAAGAAGTATCTTACATCCAAGGAGAATTAGCACAATACCTCCCGCAATAGTGGAGGGACGCTCGTAACGCGCACCGAAGCGATTGCCCACCACGACGCCCACAAGCGAAAGCGCAAACGTTATGCAGCCAATGATGGAAATGGCCGGCACTATATCGACGCGAAGGAAGGCAAAGGAAACGCCCACGGCCAGAGCATCGATGGACGTAGCGATGGCCAGCATAAACAGTTCGGGGATATCGAGGCGGAACTCTTTCTCGTCCTGGTCGTCGTCTTCGTGAAAAGCATCCCACAGCATCTTGCCGCCCACGAACGAAAGCAGGCCAAAGGCAATCCAATGGTCCACCGGTTCCACAAGCGAAGCGAACTGCGTGCCCAGTGCCCAGCCCAGAAACGGCATAAGAGCCTGAAAACCACCGAAGAACAGGGCGATCACCAAGGCATGGCGCATGTTGACGCGCTTCATGCCCAGGCCCTTGCAAATGGCCACGGCAAATGCGTCCATGGACAGGCCCACGCCTATGAGGGCAATCTCGACAAAACTCACCGTGCATTCCTTCCGTATCCCATATGTCTTGCAACGGGGTATTATCCCCCACGCACAACGAAAAGCGACGGGCGTGCCAATCAAACAGAGGGAATCCGAAAGGCAGGCAAGGCTTACTGGTTGCTGAACGGCTCTTCCCTATTGGCAAGAATCTCGCTCGCGCGCTTCCAGCCAGGCAACATGGACGCAAGGTATTCCTGCTGCTGCGGCTCCGGTTTGGTGGCAAGCGGCGCCAACCCCGTCCAAATGGCCCACACCAGACAATCGACCGGATAGGCCACGAGCTCGTCGGAAAGCCAAAGACAGCCATTTTCATAATGCGACCAGCCATGACGCAACGGCTTCATGCGCACGGCAATGGGCTGGGCGGGCGGTTCTTCCGCCAGGCCCTGCATGCACGTGCCCACCAGGCCCACTGCGTTATTCATGATGACGCGATTGGCGTACGAAAGAAACGCGGTGCGCACCTGATCGTAGCTACGTGGGTTTACTACATAGAGCGTGAGTTTGCTGATGTCGGTATTGGCCTCGAACTTCACCGTAGCGCGTCCACGCGTGGCACGATGCTTGCCGCTCATGCCACCACCCATCTTCAGCGGGTTCACATGCAGCATGAACGGACGTCCCATGACGTAGGCTACGTCGCCCGTGCGATACAGGCACTTCATGGACGGGCTCTTCTGGAATCGCTTGATCATCTTCGCGCGCATGTCCTCCACTTCGGGGACATGGGCGGCAAAGAAATCCACGATCTGCTGAGGAGGCATGCCATGGGGCGCCATGACGTATGGCAGCGCCTGCGGAGGTTGGAGCGCTACGAACAGGTCGTTGCTTGATTGGCGAAAGATGGGAATGTCCATGCCGGCATACCCCAAATGCTCGATGCCCGGCGTTCCGGACGCGGGAGCTTGCGCAGATGCCTGACCAGGCTGATTGAGAGCATCCCGCTGCGACACGTCAGTCGCGGGAGACTGCCCCTGGCCATCGCCAGGCTGCTGAGAAGGTGAAGCGGTTTCAGAATTCGACATGGTTGCCCCCTTCGTCGAACTATCCCTGCTACAAGGATACCCCAAACGAGAAGAGAGCGGAGGCTGGGCGCACTAGAAGAAGAGCATGAAAACGCGCGCGAGCGCGAAGCCAATGATGCCGCATGCGGGGAACGTAATGACCCAGGCGAGCACCATGCTACGCGCAATGCCCCAGTTCACGCCACGCAGGTTCTTGCCCGCACCCACGCCCATGATGGCCGACG
This genomic stretch from Denitrobacterium detoxificans harbors:
- a CDS encoding DEAD/DEAH box helicase; protein product: MEDADRTGSLGRLADRLWNNPDTTEDDILEAFLEWCAEEDLELWPHQEEAVLSLAAGDHVILGTPTGSGKSMVALFQHFLALARDERSYYTAPIKALVSEKFFNLVNFFGRDYVGMITGDVRINTEAPIICCTQEILANDALRLGPDADIARVAADEFHFFADPDRGWAWQVPLLVLPHTQFLLMSATLGDTAHIRGALEAHETRAVSSVVNAQRPIPLEYEYVDTSLEGTVEIAMREGQTPLYIVHFSQDAALTSAQALASMGFTTKEQRSAIREASKGTRFTTAFGKTLKRLLDCGVGVHHAGMLPRYRLLVEKLAQQGLLPIICGTDTLGVGINVPIHTVVLTQLTKFDGHRMRRLRAREFHQIAGRAGRSGFDTEGLVIALAPEHEIENARLMAKAGNDERKRRKIKKKQPPEGFVNWNKGTFEKLIAAQPEPLAPRLRITHSIVLAEVMQGGDAWARVSDMVERSLQTPQEKADLMTRAGEIFATLQAAGVVECVKGEDGANEWRTTVDLPDDFALDQPLSPFLLAALELLDPEDPDYELGVISMAEATLEDPRQVLRAQERRARDKAMAAMKAEGIEYEERLERIAEVTYPKPLEELLDSAYARYCEDVPWARDFSLSPKSILRDMVETAANFKGYISGLGIARSEGLLLRYLSDAYRVMARTLPSDKLNDQLIDIISWLGFMVRSIDSSLVDEWEAAGTLDGEEMGAPLAADAVVADRRAVTLLVRNALFMRVRLAAAERVKDLGALDGDWGYSARAWQQALDAYFDAHEEILLDGDARSVAYFQLDDADERTDHVWHMRQTFRDENDDRDFAIWCDVDLDATQEAGEAVFANYRVGFIEELLA
- the eno gene encoding phosphopyruvate hydratase, producing MSIIIDAYGREVLDSRGNPTVEVEILLEDGSMGRAMVPSGASTGQFEAVELRDGDKDRYMGKGVLTAVDHVNTEIADLLVGAEATDQRAIDEAMIELDGTDNKGRFGANAILGASLACARAAAESAELPLYKYVGGVHAHTLPTPMMNILNGGAHADNNVDFQEFMIMPVGASTFAEALRWCAEIYHTLKKVLHEAGLGGGVGDEGGFAPNFKTNEEPLQYIVKACEAAGYKPGEDIMFAMDPASSEYYDAEKQKYVLAGEGREFTSAEMVDYWEALVAKYPIISIEDGMAEEDWDGWKMLTERIGKKVQLVGDDLFVTNSQRLAKGIELGCANAILIKVNQIGSLTETLEAIEMAKEAGYACVMSHRSGETEDTTIADLSVACNTGQIKTGAPCRSDRVAKYNQLLRIEEQLDTQARYAGINAFYNIER
- a CDS encoding GNAT family N-acetyltransferase → MATQFRFAEEKDAGKILYFIQRFADFQKSGDSVVATEELLRTWMFQHKAAEAFFAMEGEKEIGFVLFNHGFSAHKGRPSIYLECIYVLPEYRGMGVGTELMHELSRIARERDYVRVEGCAPDWNPGSGRFYNSLGAEELNGWTLYRIHGEALSQL
- a CDS encoding manganese efflux pump MntP family protein, which gives rise to MSFVEIALIGVGLSMDAFAVAICKGLGMKRVNMRHALVIALFFGGFQALMPFLGWALGTQFASLVEPVDHWIAFGLLSFVGGKMLWDAFHEDDDQDEKEFRLDIPELFMLAIATSIDALAVGVSFAFLRVDIVPAISIIGCITFALSLVGVVVGNRFGARYERPSTIAGGIVLILLGCKILLEHLGVLVL